A window of Solanum stenotomum isolate F172 chromosome 3, ASM1918654v1, whole genome shotgun sequence contains these coding sequences:
- the LOC125859453 gene encoding UDP-glycosyltransferase 76B1-like isoform X1 has translation MEEQGRKGKRVLFFPLPLQGHITPMLQLANILHLNGFSITIILADNFNTTFNNIRANYPHFTFHTISDGLSEDDKAKTDTDALFLLSLFNEKCAPQFTEALRQLVLEDPNIVCLISDSILHFTKAVVDSFKLPRLVLRTGGVCSLLVFAAIPLLQSKAYFPLQGIESQLEEAVEELPPLRIKDLPLFKTYNVDALYQVIQEMIRETKASSGLILNSFEQLEQFSMSKLRDDFPIPIFPIGPFHSHFPASSSSLMSQDQTSISWLDTKPPKSVIYVSFGSVAAIEINDFLEIAWGLANSNHPFLWVVRPGLIRGSEWIELLPSEFLETVDGRGHIIKWAPQQQVLAHPAVGAFWTHNGWNSTLESICEGVPMICMPCFGDQMVNARYVSHVWKVGVQLENGLKRTNIENAIRKLMEEEEGKQIKERMLELKEKANSCLKPGGSSYESLRSLTSYISSF, from the exons ATGGAGGAGCAAGGAAGAAAAGGGAAGCGGGTGTTGTTTTTTCCATTGCCATTGCAAGGACACATAACACCTATGCTTCAACTAGCAAACATCCTTCACTTAAATGGCTTTTCTATAACCATAATTCTCGCGGACAACTTCAACACCACTTTCAATAATATTCGTGCAAACTATCCTCATTTCACCTTTCACACTATTTCTGATGGTTTATCTGAAGATGATAAGGCAAAAACAGATACTGATGCCTTATTTCTGCTTTCTTTGTTCAACGAAAAGTGTGCTCCACAATTCACAGAGGCTTTGAGACAGTTAGTGTTGGAAGATCCAAATATTGTTTGCTTAATATCAGATAGTATCTTGCATTTCACCAAGGCCGTTGTGGACAGCTTTAAGCTTCCTAGGCTTGTTTTAAGGACCGGAGGAGTttgttcattattagtttttgCAGCCATACCACTTCTGCAAAGCAAAGCTTATTTTCCTCTTCAAG GTATTGAATCTCAACTAGAAGAAGCAGTTGAGGAACTTCCACCTCTCAGAATTAAAGACCTTCCTTTATTCAAGACATATAACGTGGATGCACTTTATCAAGTTATTCAAGAAATGATACGAGAAACTAAAGCTTCATCAGGCCTCATTCTCAATTCATTTGAACAACTTGAGCAATTCTCCATGTCTAAACTCCGCGATGATTTTCCTATCCCAATTTTCCCAATAGGCCCCTTTCACTCTCATTTTCCAGCTTCTTCCAGCAGCTTGATGTCACAAGACCAAACTTCAATCTCTTGGCTAGACACTAAACCACCTAAATCTGTAATTTACGTCAGCTTTGGAAGTGTTGCAGCAATAGAAATTAATGACTTTCTTGAGATTGCTTGGGGCTTGGCAAACAGTAATCACCCTTTCTTGTGGGTGGTTAGGCCCGGGTTGATTCGTGGCTCAGAATGGATCGAATTGTTACCTAGTGAGTTCTTGGAGACAGTGGATGGAAGAGGACACATTATCAAATGGGCTCCTCAGCAACAAGTGTTGGCACATCCTGCTGTTGGGGCATTTTGGACGCACAACGGATGGAATTCAACATTGGAGAGTATATGTGAAGGGGTACCAATGATTTGTATGCCATGTTTCGGTGATCAAATGGTGAACGCAAGGTACGTTAGTCATGTTTGGAAGGTAGGGGTGCAATTAGAGAATGGCTTGAAGAGGACGAACATTGAGAATGCAATTAGAAAGCTGATGGAGGAGGAagaagggaaacaaattaaagaaagaatgTTAGAGCTGAAGGAGAAGGCAAATTCATGTTTAAAGCCAGGAGGCTCTTCTTATGAGTCTCTGAGGAGCCTTACGAGTTACATCTCATCATTTTGA
- the LOC125859451 gene encoding 7-deoxyloganetic acid glucosyltransferase-like isoform X7: MDPLPHVIIFPFPAQGHVNSMLKLAHLLSLSNFDVTFLVTVDTHDRLLNHTDVLSRFGTGFHLQALPHGISMDGVNTRDGISMLYYSLNTIAKPFLREFIPNSSVTCLIVDGILSMAADVAEEINLPIIYFRTVSASSFWSYFCIPELIQAGELPLKENAKDLTLTKVKGMEDFLRGRDLPSFCQASDLTNPDFRIVMTETRQTPRARGLILNTFEDLEGPILSQIRMVCPNVYTIGAVHAHLKAKLATKSTSSNSLWQEDESCMSWLDTQPPKSVIYVSFGSVAGLTKEELLEFWYGLVNSEQKFLWVMRPDLIIGHERKDEILVELEQGTKARGYMADWVPQEKVLAHRAIGGFLTHSGWNSTLESIVEGVPMICWPRFADQQVNSRFVGEVWKMGLDIKDTCDRDIIAISIRALMEKRNGEFSQRTEHMASLAKKAVNKGGSSYINLDRLIQDIRSMIPPHKHT; this comes from the exons ATGGATCCATTACCTCATGTTATCATCTTCCCTTTCCCTGCACAAGGCCATGTCAACTCTATGCTTAAATTGGCCCACCTTCTTTCTCTTTCTAACTTCGACGTTACCTTTCTTGTCACTGTTGACACACATGACCGCCTCCTCAACCACACAGATGTgctctccagatttggtactgGATTCCATTTGCAAGCTCTTCCCCATGGAATTTCCATGGATGGAGTGAATACTCGTGATGGAATATCAATGCTCTATTATTCTCTAAACACAATTGCTAAACCATTTCTTAGAGAATTCATACCGAATTCTTCGGTGACATGTCTCATCGTCGACGGAATCTTAAGCATGGCCGCTGATGTAGCCGAAGAAATCAACTTGCCTATTATCTATTTCCGTACCGTCAGTGCCTCTTCTTTCTGGTCCTACTTTTGCATCCCTGAGCTAATTCAAGCTGGAGAACTTCCCCTCAAAG AAAATGCAAAGGACTTGACACTGACGAAGGTAAAAGGCATGGAAGATTTTCTGAGAGGTCGAGACCTTCCAAGCTTTTGTCAGGCGAGTGACTTAACTAACCCGGATTTCAGGATTGTAATGACAGAGACACGACAAACCCCTCGAGCGCGAGGTCTCATACTTAACACATTTGAAGATCTTGAAGGCCCCATACTTTCTCAAATTCGAATGGTATGTCCAAATGTTTATACGATTGGAGCAGTTCATGCCCATCTAAAGGCTAAACTTGCAACAAAATCTACCTCTTCAAACAGTTTGTGGCAAGAAGATGAAAGTTGCATGTCTTGGCTTGACACGCAGCCACCAAAATCTGTGATATATGTTAGTTTTGGAAGTGTTGCGGGGTTGACAAAGGAGGAGCTGTTAGAATTTTGGTATGGTCTAGTGAATAGTGAGCAAAAGTTCTTGTGGGTGATGAGGCCAGACTTGATAATAGGACATGAGAGAAAAGATGAGATTCTTGTGGAGTTGGAGCAGGGTACAAAGGCAAGGGGCTACATGGCTGATTGGGTTCCACAAGAAAAGGTGTTGGCACATAGAGCAATTGGGGGTTTCTTAACTCACTCTGGGTGGAATTCCACATTGGAGAGTATAGTTGAAGGAGTGCCGATGATTTGCTGGCCGAGATTTGCTGATCAGCAAGTGAATAGTAGATTCGTTGGAGAGGTTTGGAAGATGGGACTTGACATAAAAGATACATGTGATAGAGACATCATTGCAATATCAATTAGAGCTTTGATGGAGAAGAGAAATGGTGAATTCTCGCAAAGAACAGAGCACATGGCAAGTTTGGCAAAAAAAGCTGTCAATAAAGGTGGATCGTCATACATTAATCTGGACCGTCTTATACAGGACATAAGATCTATGATTCCACCGCATAAGCATACCTGA